Sequence from the Leptospira montravelensis genome:
TTGGTCTCAACTTACATTTGTTTGCTGATCAAAAAAGTGATGTTTTGCGTAAACTAAAATTTGGAGAGCCAGTTTCCTTTGACAGGGAATCTCTTGAAAGTCCAAAAGAAGATTGGATCCCTGTAAAATTAGAAGATGGTCTTTCTGGTTTTATCAAACGATCTGTAGTCCGTTCAGTTCCACCTAAACAATATTTATCCACTTTATTATTTGAAGCAGAACGAATGATTTTATCCAAGAACATAGATTTTGCTGCAAAAGGGGAAATTACTGATACTATTTTTTCTATCTCCGCGACAGGGAAATTTACAGGAGATGATTTTATCTTCATTCGAGCGAAAGCTGGTTTTTTTCTTAAAAAAACAATAGATTTAATGAATGAAAAGGGGATAAAACCGGACAATGATCCTGGAACTCTTGAATTCTTAAAACGTCATCAGACAAAATTGTTATACGATTATTCCTATGGAAAATACTATGTGGATTCCAATTATTTTTGGAAACTACTAGAAGCTTACCCAAAAACAAAACATTCGGATTATGCCGGTTATCTGGCGACGGAAAGTATACCTGTTCTGGAATGCGGGACAGATTTAAAATGTCGTTTAGAAGAAATGAGGAAAGGAAAACTGCGTTATATCTATTTGTTTCCTACAGGCAATTACATTAATTTATACACAAAAGACTTAGTAAACAATTTACAATCGATGACAAAGGACCCAGATTCTATTCCTTGTTTTGCGCCAGTCAGTGAGGGAATTAAGTCTGAAATTAATCAGATGATTCGATATGCTTCCGAGATTGGACCTAGAGAGAAAAAACAAATCCTACCTCATTTGCAAATCTTAAAAAAAGAATGTTTCCGTTAACAATTAACTTATTTAATACAGCGGAGAAGTTTCTTTGAAATTAAGTCATAAACTGTATCCATTCCAAAATTCTGATCCAAATCGGAAGTCAATCGGTGATATTATCATCTTACATGGGTTATTCGGATCTTCAAAAAATTGGGTGACGGTTGCGAAGTTTTTATCAAATTTTGGGTCAGTTTATGCGGTTGACCAAAGAAATCACGGGGACTCTCCCCATGCCGAAGAACATTCCATCCGATTGATGTCAGAAGATTTGGAAGAATTTATTTTTGATCATAAAATCCAAAATCCGGTTCTATTGGGTCACTCTATGGGTGGACTAGTGGCCATGTATTTTGATTTAACCCATCCTGGAATCCTAAAAAAACTAATCATCCAAGATATCGCTCCAAGATCTTATCCGTTTGCTTACGACAATGAAATCCAATCTATGTCCTTTGCCTTAGATGGATATTCTTCGCGAACAGAAATTGATTCTGAAATGGCGAAGTATGTATCAGATACCTTTATTAGGCAGTTTTTGCAAATGAGTTTGGAACGAAATGAAAACGGCAAGTATGGTTGGAAATTGAATGTAAATGGCCTTAACCATGCTCGACGAGTGTTTGAAGATGTGTTTACTTTTGATACAACATCAATGACTCCAACTTTGTTTTTGTTGGGTGGAAGTTCTGAGTATATTAGAGATAGTGATTTTCAGGTGATGGACCAATTTTTTAAAAACAATCAGAAAATCACAATAGCGGGTGGCGGGCATTATATTCACTTCACACACCAGGCCAAATATTTAGAATTATTAGATCGAGAATTGTCTTCGATTTCCTGATTTAATGTTTCGTTTAACGAATCATTGGTCAGATGTTTTTTATTCTATCTTTAATGAATTCGATTACTTGGATATTTTGTTTCGGAAAGCGAAAGGATGGAAACGATAGAAACAGTAGCCGGAATTTGACTACTGTTTCAAAAAAATTAATCTTCGAGTAAAGATCGTAACATCCAAGCAGTTTTTTCATGAATGTCTAAACGCTGAGTGAGTAGGTCTAAGGTTGCTTGGTCATTTCCTTTTTCAGCAGGTGCATAGGCAGCGCGTGCAGTGCGAATGACCGCTTCATTTCCTTCAACTAAATGTTTGATCATTTCTTGTGCTTTTGGGACTTCTTTGTCCTCTGCGATGCTTGAGTATTTTGCAAATTCCCAACCACCCATCGGCGCATAGTATCCAAGTGATCGAATTCTTTCCGCAATTGGATCGATCGCATTCCATAGTTCTGTGTATTGGGTCATAAACAAAATATGTAAAGTTTGGAACATGGGTCCCGTTACATTCCAATGGTAACTATGGGTTTTTTGGTACAGGGTGTAAGTATCTGCCAAGAGTTTTTTTAAAGACTCTGAGATCGCACTTCTTTCTTCTTCGGGGATTCCAATATTAATTTTCATCATTTGTCCTTTTGATTTATGATAAATTATTTTTTTAGTTCGGAAACAATACGTTCTACTAAACTTTCTGCTACAAAATCATATTCGCTTGTAATGAGTAAAATGTCTTCGCGACTCCAAATCAGTCCAAGC
This genomic interval carries:
- a CDS encoding Dps family protein yields the protein MMKINIGIPEEERSAISESLKKLLADTYTLYQKTHSYHWNVTGPMFQTLHILFMTQYTELWNAIDPIAERIRSLGYYAPMGGWEFAKYSSIAEDKEVPKAQEMIKHLVEGNEAVIRTARAAYAPAEKGNDQATLDLLTQRLDIHEKTAWMLRSLLED
- a CDS encoding SH3 domain-containing protein, which translates into the protein MASVPLLKKNCRGTELFNSFFILGRVLIFHISKSAFSLLRTKFIFLKQIKILNFFSVFLFFLVGSILAEPTFQEKTKQTKPSELVKRDLHSEIVIPVIGLNLHLFADQKSDVLRKLKFGEPVSFDRESLESPKEDWIPVKLEDGLSGFIKRSVVRSVPPKQYLSTLLFEAERMILSKNIDFAAKGEITDTIFSISATGKFTGDDFIFIRAKAGFFLKKTIDLMNEKGIKPDNDPGTLEFLKRHQTKLLYDYSYGKYYVDSNYFWKLLEAYPKTKHSDYAGYLATESIPVLECGTDLKCRLEEMRKGKLRYIYLFPTGNYINLYTKDLVNNLQSMTKDPDSIPCFAPVSEGIKSEINQMIRYASEIGPREKKQILPHLQILKKECFR
- a CDS encoding alpha/beta fold hydrolase; amino-acid sequence: MKLSHKLYPFQNSDPNRKSIGDIIILHGLFGSSKNWVTVAKFLSNFGSVYAVDQRNHGDSPHAEEHSIRLMSEDLEEFIFDHKIQNPVLLGHSMGGLVAMYFDLTHPGILKKLIIQDIAPRSYPFAYDNEIQSMSFALDGYSSRTEIDSEMAKYVSDTFIRQFLQMSLERNENGKYGWKLNVNGLNHARRVFEDVFTFDTTSMTPTLFLLGGSSEYIRDSDFQVMDQFFKNNQKITIAGGGHYIHFTHQAKYLELLDRELSSIS